The proteins below are encoded in one region of Bifidobacterium dentium JCM 1195 = DSM 20436:
- a CDS encoding ABC transporter permease, producing the protein MTQSATVAQPKAKKNKLSSGFFRFVLTRFLLIIPTVFILVTIVFFVMRATGDPISAALGGRLTPEELQKRIHAAGYDRPLVVQYIDYLNGLLHGDLGTTLTDNQKVITILTRYGAATFELAFLALIVALIVGIGLGRIAARKRDRAADAGIRTFAILCYATPVFFLGLILKLIFAIWMNVLPASGRSSLSSEMEFSRLVSPTGFYIIDALQLGDMSVLVDVLRHAVLPALALGLLTAGVFIRLVRTNVISTYTSGYVEAARSRGVSEKRLLNKHAWKPALIPIITVMGMQIALMLAGAVLTETTFEWKGLGFMLSQYLKARDFVAVQGIVILIAIIVAVVNFIVDVIAALVDPRVRY; encoded by the coding sequence GTGACGCAAAGCGCAACCGTGGCTCAGCCGAAAGCCAAGAAAAACAAGCTTTCGAGCGGATTCTTCCGCTTCGTGCTTACCCGCTTCCTGCTGATCATTCCTACCGTATTCATTCTTGTTACCATCGTCTTCTTCGTCATGCGCGCCACCGGCGATCCGATTTCCGCCGCCCTAGGCGGCCGCCTGACGCCGGAGGAACTGCAAAAGCGCATCCACGCGGCCGGCTATGACCGTCCATTGGTCGTACAGTACATCGATTATCTCAACGGCCTGCTGCACGGTGACCTCGGCACCACGCTGACCGACAACCAAAAGGTCATCACCATTCTTACCCGTTACGGCGCCGCCACCTTCGAACTCGCGTTCCTGGCGCTTATCGTGGCGCTCATCGTCGGCATCGGCCTGGGCCGTATCGCGGCACGCAAACGCGACCGTGCGGCCGATGCGGGCATCCGCACCTTCGCCATTCTGTGCTACGCCACTCCGGTGTTCTTCCTGGGCCTGATTCTGAAACTCATCTTCGCCATCTGGATGAACGTGCTGCCGGCATCCGGCCGTTCGTCATTGAGCAGCGAAATGGAATTCTCCCGACTGGTCTCGCCAACCGGTTTCTACATCATCGACGCACTTCAGCTGGGCGATATGTCCGTGCTCGTCGACGTACTGCGTCACGCGGTGCTTCCGGCCCTCGCATTGGGACTGCTGACGGCGGGCGTATTCATCCGCCTGGTGCGTACCAACGTGATCTCCACCTACACTTCCGGCTATGTCGAGGCCGCCCGCTCCCGCGGCGTCTCCGAAAAGCGTCTGCTCAACAAGCATGCATGGAAGCCGGCCCTGATTCCGATCATCACCGTCATGGGCATGCAGATCGCCCTGATGCTCGCCGGTGCCGTACTCACCGAGACCACCTTCGAATGGAAGGGCCTCGGTTTCATGCTTTCGCAATATCTGAAGGCACGTGACTTCGTGGCGGTGCAGGGCATCGTGATTCTGATCGCCATCATCGTGGCCGTCGTCAACTTCATCGTCGACGTCATCGCCGCACTGGTCGACCCGAGAGTGAGGTACTGA
- a CDS encoding NUDIX hydrolase, which translates to MATPEFVLKLRRKIGHDLLWLMGVSGYVEDERGRVLLGRRSDTGEWAMVYGINEPGEEPADTVAREVKEETGVDVIVTDLVSVKSSRRILTYANGDNTMYMDHLFICRPDPAGNTEPYVGDEESLNVGWFFPDELPGPLAATTVERMGYVREYLRNKAGGDAHAQFCFNGEIH; encoded by the coding sequence ATGGCAACCCCTGAATTCGTGTTGAAACTCCGCAGGAAGATCGGCCACGATCTGCTATGGCTGATGGGCGTGTCCGGCTACGTCGAGGACGAACGGGGCCGCGTACTGCTGGGCCGACGTTCCGACACTGGCGAATGGGCCATGGTGTACGGCATCAACGAGCCCGGCGAGGAGCCGGCCGACACCGTGGCCCGCGAAGTCAAGGAGGAGACCGGCGTGGACGTGATCGTCACCGATCTGGTGTCGGTGAAATCATCTCGCCGCATACTCACCTACGCGAATGGCGACAACACCATGTACATGGATCACCTGTTCATCTGCAGGCCCGATCCGGCCGGTAACACGGAACCGTACGTCGGTGATGAGGAGAGCCTCAACGTGGGCTGGTTCTTCCCCGATGAGCTACCCGGGCCATTGGCCGCCACCACGGTTGAACGCATGGGGTATGTGCGTGAATATCTGAGGAACAAGGCCGGTGGCGACGCCCACGCGCAGTTCTGCTTCAACGGTGAGATCCACTGA
- a CDS encoding aminopeptidase P family protein has product MSEVITDKDKEYEALERESAPGPDQAMSDRVNNRSLRPRSDAFKEFMTTGWDDNEPAIEPLESSKYTPARLEALGRAFPGERLVIPAGQPKVRNNDCDYAFRPDTTFSYYTGLGEDYEAGAVLVLNPVDPDSADAKAGRTHEPELFVAPRANHYTQDFFMNAHYGEYWVGPRAGLREMTAMTGIETNDIAQLADALSKDVGTEAGAVRVRVIREADPQITEMVEDIRKANGFADPDGNTAADDRLHEFAAEARMCKDEYEVREMRKAVAATKHGFDSILRRLPAALGKPRSERMLEGAFNAISREEGNEVGYDTIIASGAHAPILHWMRNTGTVASGELLLIDAGVEVNSLYTADITRTFPTNGRFTDFQKRLYQAVLDSQQAGFEAAKPGATYSDIHHACMRVIAERLHEWGILPVDVEESLSPAGQQHRRWLACGVAHHLGLDVHDCAQARYESYQGAEIRPGMIFTIEPGLYFREDDLLIPPEYRGIGIRIEDDVLMTENGPEWISAGIPKQIDDVEAWMADMAQ; this is encoded by the coding sequence ATGAGCGAAGTCATTACCGATAAGGACAAGGAATACGAGGCTTTGGAGCGGGAGTCCGCACCGGGGCCGGATCAGGCCATGAGCGACCGTGTGAACAATCGTTCCCTACGCCCTCGTTCCGACGCGTTCAAGGAGTTCATGACCACCGGTTGGGATGACAATGAGCCGGCCATCGAACCGTTGGAATCCTCCAAGTACACGCCGGCACGTCTTGAGGCGCTGGGCAGGGCGTTCCCGGGCGAACGCCTCGTAATCCCGGCCGGTCAGCCGAAGGTACGCAACAACGATTGCGACTACGCGTTCCGTCCGGACACCACCTTCTCGTATTACACCGGTCTTGGCGAGGACTATGAGGCCGGCGCGGTGCTGGTGCTGAACCCGGTCGATCCGGATTCCGCGGATGCAAAGGCCGGCAGGACGCATGAGCCGGAACTGTTCGTGGCTCCGCGCGCGAACCATTACACGCAGGACTTCTTCATGAATGCCCACTATGGCGAATATTGGGTGGGTCCGCGCGCGGGTCTGCGGGAGATGACCGCCATGACGGGCATCGAGACGAACGACATCGCGCAACTGGCCGATGCACTGAGCAAGGATGTCGGCACCGAGGCCGGTGCAGTACGCGTCCGTGTGATTCGTGAGGCCGATCCGCAAATCACCGAGATGGTAGAGGATATTCGCAAGGCGAACGGTTTCGCCGATCCGGACGGCAATACCGCCGCCGACGACAGACTGCACGAATTCGCCGCCGAGGCACGCATGTGCAAGGACGAATATGAGGTGCGCGAGATGCGCAAGGCCGTGGCCGCCACCAAGCACGGCTTCGACAGCATCCTGCGCAGGCTGCCGGCGGCTCTGGGCAAACCGCGTTCGGAACGTATGCTGGAAGGTGCGTTCAACGCAATCTCCCGCGAGGAAGGCAACGAGGTCGGTTACGACACCATCATCGCATCCGGCGCGCATGCTCCGATTCTGCATTGGATGCGTAACACCGGTACCGTCGCATCCGGCGAGCTGCTGCTGATCGATGCCGGCGTGGAAGTCAACAGCCTGTATACCGCCGACATCACCCGTACGTTCCCGACCAATGGTAGGTTCACCGACTTTCAGAAGAGGCTGTATCAGGCCGTGCTGGACTCCCAGCAGGCCGGTTTCGAGGCGGCCAAGCCAGGTGCCACGTATTCCGACATCCATCATGCCTGCATGCGTGTGATCGCCGAACGCCTGCACGAATGGGGCATTCTGCCGGTCGACGTGGAGGAGTCGCTCTCCCCCGCCGGTCAGCAGCACCGTCGTTGGCTCGCCTGCGGCGTGGCGCATCATCTCGGCCTTGACGTGCATGATTGCGCGCAAGCCCGTTACGAGTCATATCAGGGTGCCGAAATCCGTCCGGGCATGATCTTCACGATTGAGCCTGGCCTGTATTTCCGTGAGGATGACTTGCTGATTCCGCCGGAGTATCGCGGCATCGGCATCCGCATCGAGGATGACGTGCTCATGACCGAGAATGGTCCCGAATGGATCTCCGCAGGCATACCGAAGCAGATCGATGACGTCGAGGCCTGGATGGCCGACATGGCGCAATAG
- a CDS encoding dipeptide ABC transporter ATP-binding protein encodes MSEIDNGNLAEIKDLSVSFMTDAGSIKAIDGISFKIPRRKVIGVVGESGSGKSVTARSIIKLLPETATTSGAIYLSNRAGNEELDVLSLSGEQLREMRGSEAAMVFQEPNSVLNPVYTIGWQIEEGLRAHGMKDKKELRAKAIDILKKVGIPNAETRVDYYPHQFSGGQKQRIVIAMALVLNPGLILADEPTTALDVTVQAEILDLLRLARDEFDASVLIITHNMGVIADIADEVVVMYRGHVVEQGGVEQIFYSPQDDYTKRLLGAVPRIGQKLIVRDGNGKVIEREKDWREQPVAVEAKGLTITYPGHLMQPDFKAVDGIDFTIHRSEVLGLVGESGSGKSTTGRAIAGLQKVSGGSLNVLGIEMNGVKERDFKPKRADIGFVFQDPGSSFNPLMTIAENVAEPLIVHGKYSSVADARHYVGDLLEMVQLPRAYMNRFPHELSGGQRQRASLARALALKPSLLIADEPTSALDVSVQAKVLELFKKLQVEIGFACLFITHDLAVVDMLADRIMVMHKGKIVEHGDADQIMQHPQNPYTQKLLASLPVPDPREQRGHREHLHELLAAQQ; translated from the coding sequence ATGAGCGAAATCGACAACGGCAATCTCGCCGAAATCAAGGATCTGAGCGTCTCCTTCATGACCGACGCCGGCTCCATCAAGGCCATCGACGGGATCAGTTTCAAGATTCCCCGCAGGAAGGTCATCGGCGTGGTGGGCGAATCCGGTTCCGGCAAGTCCGTGACCGCGCGCTCCATCATCAAACTGCTGCCGGAAACGGCAACGACCTCTGGTGCGATCTACCTGTCGAACCGTGCCGGCAACGAGGAACTCGACGTGCTGTCCCTATCCGGCGAGCAGCTACGCGAAATGCGCGGCTCCGAGGCGGCGATGGTGTTCCAGGAGCCGAATTCGGTGCTGAACCCGGTGTATACCATCGGCTGGCAGATCGAGGAGGGGCTGCGGGCCCACGGCATGAAAGACAAGAAAGAGCTGCGTGCCAAGGCGATCGACATTCTGAAGAAGGTCGGCATTCCCAACGCCGAAACCCGGGTCGATTACTATCCGCACCAGTTCTCCGGCGGCCAGAAGCAGCGCATCGTCATCGCCATGGCGTTGGTGCTCAATCCCGGTCTGATTCTGGCCGATGAGCCGACCACCGCCCTTGACGTGACCGTACAGGCCGAAATCCTCGATCTGCTACGTCTCGCACGCGACGAATTCGATGCCTCCGTGCTCATCATCACGCACAACATGGGCGTCATCGCCGACATCGCCGACGAGGTCGTGGTCATGTACCGTGGCCACGTGGTCGAGCAAGGCGGCGTGGAACAGATCTTCTATTCACCGCAGGACGACTACACCAAGCGTTTGCTGGGTGCCGTACCGCGCATCGGGCAAAAGCTCATCGTGCGTGACGGCAATGGCAAGGTCATCGAGCGTGAAAAGGATTGGCGTGAACAGCCGGTCGCGGTCGAGGCCAAGGGGCTGACCATCACGTATCCGGGCCATCTCATGCAGCCCGATTTCAAGGCCGTGGATGGCATCGACTTCACCATCCACCGTTCCGAGGTGCTGGGACTGGTAGGCGAATCCGGTTCCGGCAAATCCACCACGGGCCGTGCCATCGCAGGCCTGCAGAAGGTTTCCGGCGGTTCGCTCAACGTGCTCGGCATCGAAATGAACGGCGTGAAGGAACGTGACTTCAAGCCCAAGCGCGCCGACATCGGCTTCGTGTTCCAGGATCCCGGCAGCTCGTTCAACCCGCTGATGACCATCGCGGAGAACGTGGCCGAACCGCTGATCGTGCACGGGAAATACTCCTCCGTGGCTGACGCACGGCATTATGTGGGCGATCTGCTGGAAATGGTCCAGCTGCCACGCGCATACATGAACCGCTTCCCCCATGAGCTGTCCGGCGGCCAGCGTCAGCGCGCCTCCCTGGCGCGTGCGCTCGCGTTGAAGCCGAGCCTGCTCATCGCCGACGAGCCGACCTCCGCATTGGATGTGTCGGTGCAGGCGAAGGTGTTGGAACTGTTCAAGAAACTACAGGTCGAAATTGGTTTCGCCTGCCTGTTCATCACTCACGATCTTGCGGTAGTAGATATGCTTGCCGATCGCATCATGGTGATGCACAAGGGCAAGATCGTCGAACATGGCGATGCCGACCAGATCATGCAACATCCGCAAAATCCGTACACGCAGAAGCTGCTGGCCTCGTTGCCGGTGCCGGATCCGCGTGAACAACGCGGGCATCGTGAGCATCTGCACGAGTTGCTCGCGGCCCAACAGTAG
- a CDS encoding ABC transporter permease: MTEASVNNVTVPGDDRLDRLKINKQAPFWTKIPIIKELRVAVGWQKGMLITGLALTAFFLLVAIFAPLIAPYGYAQLKDSNGVSFPAQAAPSSEHIWGTTAGGYDVFSRVVWGSRTAVIAIVIAVLLSIFAGVLLGLVSGYFGGWVDRVLVMIADAVYSFPSLLLAILMAIMISHGQSGLWSGIFASGISITVVYIPQYFRTIRAEVIRIKESAYVESARVVGASTWRIMTKHLFKNSTRTLPVILTLNSSEAILTLAGLGFLGFGIEPTAAAEWGYDLNRSVSDVTAGIWWTAVFPGVAIVLIVLGITLVGESLNDLADPRLRARKSAGEVVGSIEDTSVDPNEKPGARNEVMAELAAARNPMGAIDAPVTVTDHDPSFVASAWGSKEGE, translated from the coding sequence ATGACCGAAGCATCCGTCAACAATGTCACCGTTCCCGGCGATGACCGTCTGGACAGGCTCAAAATCAACAAACAGGCACCGTTCTGGACCAAGATTCCGATTATCAAGGAACTGCGCGTAGCCGTCGGCTGGCAGAAGGGCATGCTGATTACCGGTCTGGCGCTCACCGCCTTCTTCCTGCTCGTCGCCATCTTCGCACCCTTGATCGCACCATACGGATACGCTCAGCTGAAGGACTCCAACGGCGTATCCTTCCCGGCCCAGGCGGCACCGTCATCCGAACATATCTGGGGTACGACCGCCGGAGGCTATGACGTGTTCAGCCGTGTGGTGTGGGGTTCCCGCACTGCGGTCATCGCCATCGTCATCGCCGTGCTGCTGTCCATCTTCGCGGGTGTGCTGCTGGGACTGGTCTCCGGCTATTTCGGCGGCTGGGTCGACCGCGTACTCGTGATGATCGCCGACGCCGTCTACTCCTTCCCGTCCCTGCTGTTGGCGATTCTGATGGCCATTATGATCTCCCACGGCCAATCCGGACTGTGGAGCGGCATCTTCGCTTCCGGCATCTCCATCACCGTGGTCTATATTCCGCAGTACTTCCGTACCATCCGTGCCGAAGTGATCCGCATCAAGGAATCCGCATACGTGGAATCCGCACGTGTGGTCGGTGCCTCCACCTGGCGCATCATGACCAAGCACCTGTTCAAGAACTCCACCCGAACCCTGCCGGTCATCCTGACCCTGAACTCATCGGAGGCCATTCTGACCCTTGCCGGTCTGGGCTTCCTTGGCTTCGGCATCGAACCGACCGCAGCCGCCGAATGGGGCTATGATCTCAACCGTTCCGTATCCGACGTGACCGCCGGCATCTGGTGGACCGCGGTATTCCCCGGCGTCGCCATCGTGCTGATCGTACTGGGCATCACCCTCGTCGGCGAATCGCTCAACGATCTCGCCGATCCGCGACTGCGTGCACGCAAATCCGCGGGCGAAGTGGTCGGATCCATCGAAGACACCTCCGTCGATCCGAACGAAAAGCCGGGCGCCCGCAACGAGGTCATGGCGGAACTTGCCGCGGCCAGAAACCCGATGGGTGCCATCGACGCCCCGGTGACCGTCACCGACCATGATCCATCATTCGTGGCCTCCGCATGGGGCTCCAAGGAAGGGGAGTGA
- a CDS encoding bifunctional folylpolyglutamate synthase/dihydrofolate synthase — MIDVERDIMGRPSERNTTNLDLRRMKMILDVMGHPEESFRVVHITGTNGKGSTARMVESICRAYGMRTGLYTSPHLEHVNERIAIDGQQLSDDDFVDAWDQVRDLIAIVDMKMEELGKPKMSFFEVLTAMAIWKFADAPVDVAIVEVGMGGRWDATNVLDADAAIIGPIDMDHMAWLGDTVEQIASEKVGIIKPGCTAVIGRQPHEEAVMPIIEKAAKGNHANLVRDGIEAEVVARVPAVGGQMVTLRTPNGTYEEVPVAKFGEHQAHNALAALCAAEAVIPVNGALDGDLVAEALSTVKIPGRLEQIRTSPTIILDGGHNVNAAEALRAAIEENYDFQQLVGVIAMMGDKQVEEYLGVLEPLLSHVIVTENSWRDRVMPAEDLKKIADQVFGPERVTCIPQLPDAIQEAVNMVDSEDELGVGYGHGVLICGSFTTAGDARLMLEEKINPDLKKPKVERVFQEAVEPEPRKDQDAAEADFESDANPDFDVNDFGNVGSDDADDAEA, encoded by the coding sequence ATGATCGACGTCGAACGTGACATCATGGGCCGTCCATCGGAACGCAATACCACCAATCTGGACCTCAGGCGCATGAAGATGATCCTCGACGTCATGGGGCATCCGGAAGAGTCCTTCCGCGTGGTCCACATCACCGGCACCAACGGCAAGGGATCCACCGCGCGCATGGTCGAGTCGATCTGCCGCGCCTACGGCATGCGCACGGGACTGTACACCTCGCCGCATCTGGAACATGTCAACGAACGCATCGCCATCGACGGACAACAGCTTTCCGATGACGACTTCGTCGACGCATGGGATCAGGTACGCGATCTGATCGCCATCGTCGACATGAAGATGGAGGAGCTCGGGAAGCCGAAAATGAGCTTCTTCGAAGTACTTACCGCCATGGCCATCTGGAAATTCGCCGACGCTCCGGTCGATGTGGCCATCGTGGAGGTCGGCATGGGCGGCCGCTGGGACGCCACCAACGTGCTCGATGCCGATGCCGCCATCATCGGTCCCATCGACATGGACCATATGGCGTGGCTGGGCGACACCGTCGAACAGATCGCCTCCGAAAAGGTCGGCATCATCAAGCCCGGCTGCACCGCCGTCATCGGGCGTCAGCCGCATGAGGAGGCCGTCATGCCGATCATCGAGAAGGCCGCCAAGGGCAACCATGCCAATCTGGTACGCGACGGCATCGAAGCGGAAGTCGTCGCCCGCGTACCGGCCGTCGGCGGCCAGATGGTCACCCTGCGCACCCCCAACGGCACATATGAGGAAGTGCCGGTCGCCAAATTCGGCGAGCATCAGGCGCATAATGCGCTCGCAGCCCTGTGCGCGGCCGAGGCGGTGATTCCGGTAAACGGCGCGCTTGACGGCGATCTGGTGGCCGAAGCGTTGAGTACGGTGAAGATTCCGGGACGCCTCGAACAGATCCGCACCTCGCCGACCATCATCCTTGACGGCGGGCACAATGTGAACGCGGCCGAGGCGCTGCGTGCCGCCATCGAGGAGAACTACGACTTCCAGCAGCTCGTCGGCGTGATCGCCATGATGGGGGACAAGCAGGTCGAAGAGTATCTCGGCGTGCTTGAACCGCTGCTGAGCCATGTAATCGTCACCGAAAACTCGTGGCGCGACCGTGTGATGCCGGCCGAAGACCTGAAGAAGATCGCGGATCAGGTGTTCGGACCGGAACGCGTCACCTGCATTCCGCAACTGCCGGATGCCATCCAGGAAGCCGTCAACATGGTCGATTCCGAAGACGAACTCGGCGTAGGCTACGGGCACGGCGTGCTTATCTGCGGTAGCTTCACCACGGCTGGAGACGCGCGCCTGATGCTGGAGGAGAAGATCAATCCGGATCTGAAGAAGCCGAAGGTCGAGCGTGTGTTCCAGGAGGCCGTGGAACCGGAGCCGCGCAAGGATCAGGATGCGGCCGAAGCGGATTTCGAATCCGATGCCAATCCGGATTTCGATGTCAATGATTTCGGCAATGTCGGTTCCGATGATGCCGATGATGCCGAAGCATAG
- a CDS encoding ABC transporter substrate-binding protein — protein MNRKKVIAALASVAAIASLAACGGVKDGGSTASGTTITIGTTDKITSLDPAGSYDNGSYAVQIQVFPFLYSQDYNTSELSPDIAADDGTWSDDGTEFTVKLKSGLKFANGHDLTASDVKFSFDRINKINDENGPSSLLANIDSVEAKDDTTVVFHSKVKNDVTLKQVLSSPAGPIVDEESFDADKLTDADTIVKDNAFAGPYKLTSYKVNEALAYAKNDSYDGLTPAKNDAVQVKYFADSSNLKEAYGDGEGKPSTDKAKKVLEDAGVTTPVDLKLQYNPDHYGQSSADEYAAIKAQLEEGGLFKVDLQSTEWTQYSKDRVITSDSDGSYPAYQLGWFPDYSDPDNYLSPFFRDGNFVNNGYSNTEVNDLIVKQAGQTDDKEREDTLKEIQKLETDDLSTIPLLQGAQVAVTGSGVKGVVLDASFRFRYASVTKS, from the coding sequence GTGAATCGCAAGAAAGTCATCGCCGCGCTCGCTTCCGTCGCGGCCATCGCATCCCTTGCCGCCTGCGGCGGCGTGAAGGACGGCGGTTCCACGGCAAGCGGCACCACCATCACCATCGGTACCACCGATAAGATCACCAGCCTCGATCCGGCCGGCTCCTATGACAACGGTTCCTACGCCGTGCAGATTCAGGTGTTCCCGTTCCTGTATTCCCAGGACTACAACACCTCCGAGCTGTCCCCGGACATCGCCGCCGATGACGGCACCTGGAGCGACGACGGCACCGAATTCACCGTCAAGCTCAAGTCCGGCCTGAAGTTCGCCAACGGCCACGATCTGACCGCCTCCGACGTCAAGTTCTCCTTCGACCGCATCAACAAGATCAACGACGAGAACGGTCCGTCATCCCTGCTCGCCAACATCGACTCCGTCGAAGCCAAGGACGACACCACCGTGGTGTTCCACTCCAAGGTCAAGAACGACGTGACCCTCAAGCAGGTGCTTTCCAGCCCGGCAGGTCCGATCGTGGATGAGGAGTCCTTCGACGCCGACAAGCTCACCGACGCCGACACCATCGTCAAGGACAATGCCTTCGCCGGCCCGTACAAGCTCACCTCCTACAAGGTGAACGAAGCCTTGGCCTATGCCAAGAACGACTCCTATGATGGCCTGACCCCGGCAAAGAACGACGCCGTGCAGGTCAAGTACTTCGCCGATTCCTCCAACCTGAAGGAAGCCTACGGTGACGGCGAAGGCAAGCCGAGCACCGACAAGGCCAAGAAGGTTCTCGAGGATGCCGGTGTCACGACCCCGGTCGATCTGAAGCTTCAGTACAACCCGGACCACTACGGCCAGTCCTCCGCCGACGAGTATGCCGCCATCAAGGCCCAGCTCGAAGAAGGCGGCCTGTTCAAGGTCGACCTGCAGTCCACCGAATGGACCCAGTACAGCAAGGATCGCGTAATCACCTCGGATTCCGATGGTTCCTACCCGGCCTACCAGCTTGGCTGGTTCCCGGACTACTCCGATCCCGACAACTACCTGTCTCCGTTCTTCCGTGACGGCAACTTCGTGAACAACGGCTACTCCAACACGGAAGTCAATGACCTGATCGTCAAGCAGGCCGGCCAGACCGACGACAAGGAACGTGAGGACACGCTGAAGGAAATCCAGAAGCTCGAGACCGATGACCTCTCCACCATCCCGCTGCTGCAGGGTGCCCAGGTCGCCGTCACCGGTTCGGGCGTGAAGGGTGTCGTGCTCGACGCCTCCTTCCGCTTCCGTTACGCCTCCGTGACCAAGTCCTGA
- a CDS encoding ROK family transcriptional regulator, protein MSSYSMQQSSISENNRSRILQYLYHNGICSRAQIAKAIGLTPAAITKITAKLLSQDVIEETGDMEGDKNRRSIGLNLNCAKYHVVGVKFARSLVQIAVFDLKCNKISLTDLPTVSEEHIPDTVEQIRRTVRQLIADDPHIVAVGMAVPGPYLRDAGHTALVSSMQGWRQVNFIHEFSAAFDVPVFVEQDARAGALAQFLFNPELSEGSLAYYLLGEGIGLGLIDDGRIFYGAHGTATEIGHVSVDVNGRPCDCGNVGCLERYCSAVAIHEELKTEGDIVPGCESMTHAQACAALFAKADAGDEAARQLVNKAARYIGFGCVTIINAFNPSHIVLGDIVSQAGQPLLDEVKAIVSEHTIPEVSSETTISLSALPTDATVTGAAAVAITNFLEHPSMFFDVA, encoded by the coding sequence ATGAGCAGCTACAGCATGCAACAATCATCGATCTCCGAAAACAATCGGTCACGCATCCTGCAATATCTGTATCACAATGGCATCTGCTCCCGCGCCCAGATCGCCAAGGCCATTGGACTCACCCCTGCGGCAATCACCAAAATCACGGCAAAACTGCTGTCCCAGGACGTCATCGAAGAGACCGGCGACATGGAGGGTGACAAGAACCGTCGTTCCATCGGCCTGAACCTCAATTGCGCGAAATACCATGTGGTCGGCGTCAAATTCGCCCGCAGTCTGGTGCAGATCGCGGTGTTCGACCTCAAATGCAACAAGATCTCGCTGACCGACCTACCCACCGTCAGCGAAGAGCACATCCCCGACACCGTGGAGCAAATCCGTCGCACCGTCCGGCAACTCATCGCCGACGATCCGCACATCGTCGCCGTGGGTATGGCCGTCCCGGGCCCGTATCTGCGGGACGCCGGCCATACCGCTCTCGTCTCCTCCATGCAAGGCTGGAGGCAGGTCAACTTCATCCACGAATTCAGTGCGGCCTTCGACGTGCCGGTATTCGTGGAGCAGGATGCACGAGCCGGTGCATTGGCGCAATTCCTGTTCAACCCCGAGCTGTCCGAAGGCTCTCTCGCCTATTATCTGCTGGGTGAAGGCATCGGACTGGGGCTGATCGACGACGGTAGAATCTTCTACGGTGCGCACGGCACCGCAACCGAAATCGGGCACGTCTCCGTCGACGTCAACGGCAGGCCCTGCGACTGCGGCAACGTCGGATGTCTGGAGCGCTACTGCTCGGCGGTCGCCATCCACGAGGAGCTCAAGACCGAAGGCGACATCGTGCCCGGCTGCGAATCCATGACCCACGCGCAGGCATGCGCGGCGTTGTTCGCCAAAGCCGACGCGGGCGACGAAGCGGCCAGGCAGCTGGTCAACAAAGCGGCCAGGTACATCGGCTTCGGGTGCGTGACCATCATCAATGCCTTCAATCCAAGCCACATCGTTCTGGGTGACATCGTCTCCCAGGCAGGTCAGCCGCTACTTGACGAGGTCAAGGCCATCGTTTCCGAACACACCATTCCGGAAGTGAGTTCGGAGACCACCATCTCCCTGTCCGCCCTGCCCACCGACGCCACCGTCACCGGAGCCGCCGCCGTGGCCATCACCAATTTTCTGGAACATCCTTCGATGTTCTTCGACGTCGCATAG